One part of the Anaeromyxobacter sp. Fw109-5 genome encodes these proteins:
- a CDS encoding bacterioferritin-associated ferredoxin has protein sequence MIVCICRAVSDRAIRAARDGGARSVEAIGVATGAGTCCGCCRGSIARILAEPRPVPAREASRADAPSETVPLRAAADRLKTP, from the coding sequence GTGATCGTGTGCATCTGCCGTGCGGTGTCCGATCGAGCCATCCGCGCCGCGCGGGACGGCGGCGCCCGCTCGGTCGAAGCGATCGGCGTCGCGACCGGCGCCGGCACGTGCTGCGGGTGCTGCCGCGGCAGCATCGCCCGGATCCTCGCCGAGCCTCGTCCGGTCCCGGCGCGCGAGGCGTCCCGAGCGGACGCGCCGTCGGAGACGGTACCCCTCCGCGCGGCGGCGGACCGGCTGAAGACGCCCTAG
- a CDS encoding FMN-binding protein: MALLLPATASPAAGVAGKEEGAIRAVFPAADEIMAKDVILTDEMVGRIERLARARVRERLVTFYTARRAGDVLGYAVIHSHVVRTKRETLSLAFEPDGRLRKITVLAFLEPSEYRPSDRWLAQFGGKGGGDRLAVGQDIAPISGATLTARGVAEESRWLLQALREAMGVGR; the protein is encoded by the coding sequence GTGGCCCTCCTCCTCCCCGCCACCGCCTCCCCGGCGGCAGGCGTGGCGGGGAAGGAGGAGGGCGCCATCCGCGCGGTGTTCCCCGCCGCGGACGAGATCATGGCCAAGGACGTGATCCTGACCGACGAGATGGTGGGCCGCATCGAGCGGCTGGCGCGCGCGCGGGTGCGAGAGCGGCTCGTCACGTTCTACACGGCTCGCCGCGCCGGGGACGTGCTCGGCTACGCGGTGATCCACAGCCACGTCGTGCGGACGAAGCGCGAGACGCTGTCCCTCGCCTTCGAGCCCGACGGGCGCCTCCGCAAGATCACGGTGCTCGCCTTCCTCGAGCCGTCGGAGTACCGGCCGAGCGATCGCTGGCTGGCGCAGTTCGGCGGGAAGGGCGGAGGCGATCGCCTCGCCGTGGGCCAGGACATCGCGCCGATCAGCGGGGCGACGCTCACCGCACGCGGGGTGGCGGAGGAGTCCCGCTGGCTCCTGCAGGCGCTGCGCGAGGCGATGGGGGTGGGGCGATGA